One part of the Neisseria zalophi genome encodes these proteins:
- a CDS encoding amino acid ABC transporter substrate-binding protein, whose amino-acid sequence MFKKIVFGSMAALVLAACGNDTGSSASTNQASTPQTEAGAASLLARIDNKGTVTVGTEGTYAPFTYHDESGKLTGYDVEVTRAVAEKLGIQVEFKETQWDAMLAGLKAGRFDMVANQVSLTTPERRATFDKSADYSYSGPMAVSRADDDRIKSFADMKGLSAAQTLSSNYGEMAQKAEAEIIPVDGMAQALTLVQQKRADFTFNDSLALLDYLKKNPNSGLKTAWTASGEEKLGAGFIVNKGNEEALAKISTAVDELREDGTLKQLGEQFFGVDVSVK is encoded by the coding sequence ATGTTTAAAAAAATCGTGTTCGGCAGTATGGCCGCATTAGTGTTGGCTGCTTGTGGTAATGATACTGGTTCGTCTGCTTCGACTAATCAAGCTTCAACACCACAAACAGAAGCAGGAGCCGCTTCACTGTTGGCGCGTATCGATAATAAAGGTACGGTAACTGTGGGTACAGAGGGTACTTATGCACCGTTTACCTATCATGATGAAAGTGGCAAGCTCACCGGCTATGATGTGGAAGTAACCCGTGCTGTGGCGGAAAAATTAGGAATTCAGGTTGAATTTAAAGAAACCCAATGGGATGCTATGTTGGCAGGTTTGAAAGCAGGCCGTTTTGATATGGTGGCTAATCAGGTTAGCCTGACTACACCAGAGCGCCGTGCTACGTTTGATAAATCGGCAGACTACAGTTATTCAGGCCCGATGGCGGTTTCACGTGCCGATGATGACCGAATCAAAAGCTTTGCCGATATGAAAGGCTTGTCTGCCGCCCAAACATTAAGCAGTAATTATGGTGAAATGGCGCAAAAAGCCGAAGCTGAAATTATTCCGGTAGACGGAATGGCGCAGGCATTGACTTTGGTTCAACAAAAACGTGCCGATTTTACATTTAACGATTCATTGGCATTGCTCGATTATTTGAAGAAAAACCCAAACTCAGGATTAAAAACAGCATGGACTGCTTCAGGTGAGGAAAAACTGGGTGCCGGCTTTATTGTGAATAAAGGCAATGAGGAAGCTTTGGCTAAAATCAGTACGGCCGTTGATGAGTTGCGTGAAGACGGTACATTGAAACAATTGGGCGAACAATTCTTTGGCGTAGATGTCAGTGTTAAATGA
- the hscA gene encoding Fe-S protein assembly chaperone HscA, which translates to MALLQIAEPGMSAAPHQHRLAVGIDLGTTNSLVASVKSGSAVCLPDEQGRVTLPSVVRYCENTRIESGYDALKAQKIDPLNTISSAKRLIGRTLSDLKQDSHYLPYRFGGSEKIIELQTRQGIKTPIDVSAEILRTLKERAEENLGGELTGAVITVPAYFDDAQRQATKDAARLAGLNVLRLLNEPTAAAIAYGLDNASEGTFVVYDLGGGTLDVSVLQLTKGLFEVKATNGNSALGGDDFDHRLFCQLLEQNGLSQLNEQDSQLLISLVRAAKESLTTETSTTIRATLSDGHTINTTITRQAFHNLTQPLVAKTIEPVKQALKDAGISKTDVKGVIMVGGSTRMLHVQQAVATFFGQTPLNNLNPDQVVALGAAMQANILAGNKSDEEWLLLDVTPLSLGLETYGGLAEKVIPRNSTLPTARAQEFTTFKDGQTAMTIHVVQGERELVADCRSLAKFTLRGIPPMAAGAARILVTFQVDADGLLSVSAREQSTGVQAQIEVKPSYGLDDETITQMLKDSMSNASEDMAARARTEATVEAEGLISAVQAALALDRDLLNEDELNTIQTAITTLENLIQTGNADEIRQAVTDLGHTTDDFAAKRMDRNIKRALTGQKVEDI; encoded by the coding sequence ATGGCACTCTTGCAAATCGCCGAACCCGGCATGTCTGCCGCCCCACATCAACACCGATTGGCCGTAGGCATCGATTTAGGCACTACCAATAGCCTCGTTGCATCCGTAAAAAGTGGTAGTGCTGTTTGTCTTCCCGACGAGCAAGGCCGCGTTACCCTGCCCTCAGTGGTACGTTATTGTGAAAATACCCGTATAGAAAGTGGCTACGATGCACTCAAAGCCCAAAAAATCGACCCTCTCAACACCATCAGCTCGGCCAAACGCCTTATTGGTCGAACATTGTCAGACCTTAAACAAGACAGTCATTATCTCCCCTACCGATTTGGCGGCAGCGAAAAGATTATCGAACTACAAACCCGTCAAGGCATTAAAACGCCGATTGATGTGTCTGCCGAAATATTACGCACCTTAAAAGAGCGTGCCGAAGAAAACCTTGGCGGCGAATTAACCGGCGCTGTTATTACTGTTCCCGCTTATTTTGATGACGCCCAACGCCAAGCCACAAAAGATGCGGCTCGACTGGCCGGATTAAACGTATTGCGGTTGCTAAACGAACCAACAGCCGCAGCCATTGCCTACGGTCTAGACAATGCTTCCGAAGGTACGTTTGTAGTTTACGATCTCGGCGGCGGCACACTTGACGTATCCGTCTTACAACTGACAAAAGGTTTATTTGAAGTAAAAGCCACCAACGGCAACAGTGCACTCGGCGGGGATGATTTCGACCACCGTCTGTTCTGCCAACTACTCGAACAAAACGGCTTATCACAATTAAACGAACAAGACAGCCAATTACTCATCAGTCTGGTTCGTGCTGCCAAAGAAAGCCTCACCACAGAAACCAGCACCACCATACGTGCGACACTTTCAGACGGCCATACCATCAACACTACCATCACCCGCCAAGCGTTTCACAACCTCACCCAACCGTTGGTTGCCAAAACCATCGAACCGGTGAAACAGGCATTAAAAGATGCGGGCATCAGCAAAACCGATGTGAAAGGTGTGATTATGGTAGGCGGTTCTACCCGTATGCTGCATGTACAACAAGCCGTTGCAACCTTCTTCGGCCAAACACCGCTCAATAATCTCAACCCGGATCAGGTCGTTGCCTTGGGTGCCGCTATGCAGGCCAATATCTTGGCCGGCAATAAAAGTGATGAAGAATGGCTGCTGTTAGACGTTACCCCGCTTTCGCTCGGTTTGGAAACCTACGGCGGGTTGGCTGAAAAAGTCATACCGCGCAACAGCACCTTACCGACTGCCCGCGCCCAAGAGTTCACAACTTTTAAAGACGGCCAAACCGCCATGACCATTCATGTGGTACAAGGCGAGCGCGAATTGGTTGCCGACTGCCGCAGTCTGGCCAAATTCACATTGCGCGGCATCCCCCCGATGGCAGCCGGTGCAGCCCGTATTTTGGTGACTTTCCAAGTCGATGCAGATGGACTGCTATCCGTATCGGCACGTGAGCAGTCAACCGGTGTACAGGCGCAAATCGAAGTCAAACCTTCTTACGGCTTGGATGACGAAACCATCACACAAATGCTGAAAGACAGTATGTCCAACGCTTCCGAAGATATGGCCGCACGTGCACGCACAGAGGCCACTGTTGAAGCCGAAGGGCTTATCAGTGCCGTTCAAGCTGCTTTAGCTTTGGATCGCGACCTACTGAACGAGGATGAATTAAACACCATTCAAACGGCCATTACCACGCTGGAAAACCTTATCCAAACAGGCAATGCCGACGAAATCCGACAAGCCGTTACCGACCTCGGACACACTACCGATGACTTTGCCGCCAAACGCATGGATAGAAACATTAAGCGCGCTTTAACCGGCCAAAAAGTAGAAGATATTTAA
- the fdx gene encoding ISC system 2Fe-2S type ferredoxin → MPKITILPHADLCPEGKTIENAPEGQTICDILLDNDIEIDHACEKSCACTTCHVIVRKGFDSLEEPSEIEEDLLDQAWGLEAESRLSCQAKVNDEDLVVEIPKYTINHAREHH, encoded by the coding sequence ATGCCTAAAATAACCATTCTCCCACACGCCGATCTCTGCCCCGAAGGCAAAACCATAGAAAATGCCCCTGAAGGCCAAACCATTTGTGATATTTTGTTGGATAACGATATTGAAATCGACCATGCTTGCGAAAAATCCTGTGCCTGCACCACTTGCCACGTGATTGTGCGGAAAGGCTTCGACAGTTTGGAAGAGCCGTCTGAAATTGAAGAAGACTTACTTGATCAGGCATGGGGCTTAGAAGCCGAATCACGCTTAAGCTGCCAAGCCAAAGTAAACGATGAAGATCTGGTGGTAGAAATTCCCAAATACACTATCAACCACGCCCGTGAACATCATTAA
- the iscX gene encoding Fe-S cluster assembly protein IscX, whose amino-acid sequence MKWTDTLRIAEELYDTHPDIDPKTIRFTKLRELIMALPDFDDDPDRCGERILEAVQLAWIEEAE is encoded by the coding sequence ATGAAATGGACCGATACCTTACGAATTGCCGAAGAGCTTTACGACACACACCCCGATATCGACCCCAAAACCATACGCTTTACCAAATTACGCGAACTCATTATGGCTTTACCCGATTTTGACGATGATCCCGACCGTTGCGGAGAGCGTATTCTCGAGGCCGTCCAATTGGCTTGGATTGAAGAAGCGGAATAA
- a CDS encoding TIGR01244 family sulfur transferase: MTIRRLTDKIYIASQLTHTSVAEAVALGIKSVFCNRPDGEAIDQTSAEQMKQWFEEADITQFVYLPVTAPMINADVAAEFRAHLTDADVPVLAYCLTGTRSSLLWAYGEVANGMAVADAIAMARNAGVDLSSFEGRLQEAAKGA, from the coding sequence ATGACTATCCGGCGATTGACCGATAAAATTTATATTGCATCTCAATTAACGCATACTTCAGTGGCAGAAGCAGTGGCATTGGGTATTAAAAGTGTGTTTTGTAACCGTCCGGATGGGGAAGCGATAGATCAGACCAGTGCCGAGCAGATGAAGCAGTGGTTTGAAGAAGCCGATATCACTCAATTTGTTTATCTGCCGGTGACCGCTCCTATGATTAACGCCGATGTGGCAGCTGAATTCAGAGCGCATTTGACTGATGCGGATGTACCTGTTTTGGCTTATTGTCTAACCGGTACACGCAGTTCACTATTATGGGCTTACGGTGAAGTGGCAAATGGTATGGCAGTGGCTGATGCCATAGCCATGGCTCGTAATGCCGGTGTAGATTTGTCTTCTTTTGAAGGTCGGTTACAAGAAGCGGCAAAAGGAGCTTAA
- a CDS encoding YoaK family protein, whose product MSDKIHERLEFGMVLAAIAGGLDAYTYLVHGEVFAGLQTGNFILLGIRLGQGSWAVLVNYAIPIIAFFSGVLLASHIQTKIIKNQQLWFLIFETAILLFVGLFSPVMPHLLVNALLSIAAAMQLQAFTKLKGKPFTSLMMTGNLRNLSTNFFGGYINHDPDKKIAFQDTFLILASFAFGALLNGFFVTYFAQRTILFSLIFLGIAIFLLIKDKQAFL is encoded by the coding sequence ATGTCTGACAAAATTCATGAACGCTTAGAATTTGGAATGGTGCTAGCGGCAATTGCAGGTGGGTTGGATGCTTACACCTACTTGGTTCATGGCGAGGTTTTTGCAGGGTTGCAGACAGGTAACTTTATTTTACTTGGAATCCGTCTGGGGCAAGGAAGTTGGGCGGTGCTGGTTAATTATGCGATTCCAATCATTGCTTTTTTCTCAGGGGTGTTGCTGGCAAGTCATATACAGACAAAGATTATAAAAAATCAACAGTTGTGGTTTTTAATTTTTGAGACTGCGATATTGCTATTCGTTGGACTATTTTCTCCCGTTATGCCACATCTTTTGGTGAATGCATTACTTTCAATCGCTGCGGCAATGCAATTGCAGGCATTTACCAAGTTAAAGGGTAAGCCTTTTACTTCTTTGATGATGACAGGAAATTTGCGTAATCTTTCAACAAATTTTTTTGGAGGTTATATTAATCATGATCCTGACAAAAAAATTGCTTTTCAAGATACGTTTCTCATTTTAGCCAGCTTCGCTTTTGGTGCGTTATTGAATGGATTTTTTGTAACTTATTTTGCTCAACGAACGATTTTGTTTAGTTTGATTTTTTTAGGTATTGCAATCTTTTTATTAATAAAAGACAAACAAGCTTTTCTCTGA
- a CDS encoding M61 family metallopeptidase — translation MLQYFIRPKCLSHEWQVCLTLHCKDNIPLQIKLPNWVPGSYLIRDFSRHIVDIQATCNDVPKALKQISKNCWETPPESGEWQIYYTVYAYDLSVRGAFLTSERGFFDGACLFLNVGGFEAQPHKVILDELPNGWAVATTMPQTAPNRFQAASYAELIDHPVELGRIETLTFEAGGIPHRIALSGHYQSFNRERLVQDIQKICSSQLEMFSGNAPFKEYLFLLHVGDDIYGGLEHISSTALLADRNSLPSEKMGEEADDAYIQLLGLFSHEYFHAWNVKSIKPEVFVPYRLDSESYTEQLWAFEGITSYYDDLFLVRSGVIRPQQYLELLAKSITRVQQGFGRLKQTLAESSFTAWNKFYKQDENSTNAIVSYYQKGALVALCLDLLLRSRSDGRTSLDDVMRALYRKWCENGQGIPEGQWQVYCREITGLDLDDFFQTALYSTKDLPLVQCLFDAGVALNWLPLPRSHGGGFVMEAAKCEQATDFGAKFKQLEDGIVLTHVLSGGSAEQAALSPKDKIIALNGFACKAFEKQWQSLSVGDIVHIHYFRDGVLHETDLTVQKAKPETAMLSIENQSLLKAWLQAS, via the coding sequence ATGCTTCAGTATTTTATCAGACCTAAATGCTTATCTCACGAGTGGCAGGTGTGTTTAACACTGCATTGCAAAGACAACATTCCTTTACAAATCAAACTTCCTAACTGGGTGCCTGGTAGTTATCTGATTCGTGATTTCTCACGTCATATTGTTGATATTCAGGCAACTTGTAATGATGTACCCAAAGCATTGAAGCAGATTTCAAAAAACTGTTGGGAAACACCGCCTGAAAGTGGCGAGTGGCAAATTTACTATACGGTTTATGCCTATGATTTATCTGTTCGAGGCGCTTTTTTAACATCGGAGCGCGGCTTTTTCGATGGAGCATGTTTATTTTTAAATGTGGGCGGCTTTGAAGCTCAGCCTCACAAGGTTATTTTAGATGAGTTGCCGAATGGTTGGGCGGTAGCAACGACAATGCCTCAAACAGCACCCAATCGGTTTCAGGCGGCCTCGTATGCCGAATTGATTGATCACCCTGTCGAACTTGGCCGCATTGAAACCTTAACGTTTGAAGCCGGTGGTATTCCCCACCGTATTGCTTTGAGTGGGCATTACCAATCTTTTAATCGAGAAAGATTGGTTCAGGATATTCAAAAAATCTGTTCCAGCCAGTTGGAAATGTTTTCAGGAAATGCACCTTTTAAGGAATATCTGTTTTTATTGCATGTCGGTGATGATATTTATGGCGGGCTTGAACATATCAGCAGTACGGCGTTGCTGGCTGATCGCAATAGTTTGCCGTCTGAAAAGATGGGTGAGGAAGCAGATGACGCCTATATCCAATTGCTTGGCTTGTTCAGTCATGAGTATTTTCATGCTTGGAATGTGAAATCTATTAAACCGGAAGTATTTGTGCCTTACCGATTAGACTCGGAAAGTTATACCGAACAGTTATGGGCGTTTGAAGGTATTACTTCTTATTATGATGATTTGTTTTTGGTACGCAGCGGTGTGATTCGACCGCAGCAATATTTAGAGCTATTGGCAAAAAGTATTACCCGTGTTCAGCAGGGCTTTGGCCGTCTGAAACAAACTTTGGCGGAATCGAGTTTTACGGCATGGAATAAATTTTATAAACAGGATGAAAACAGCACAAATGCTATTGTGAGCTATTATCAGAAAGGTGCATTAGTCGCATTATGTTTGGATTTATTATTGCGTAGTCGTAGTGATGGTAGAACAAGTCTTGATGATGTGATGCGGGCATTGTATCGGAAGTGGTGTGAAAACGGCCAGGGTATTCCTGAAGGGCAATGGCAGGTTTATTGCCGTGAAATTACCGGTTTGGATTTGGATGATTTCTTTCAGACGGCCTTGTATTCAACGAAAGATCTGCCTTTGGTACAGTGTTTATTCGATGCGGGTGTTGCTTTGAATTGGTTGCCGTTACCGCGCAGTCACGGCGGTGGTTTTGTAATGGAAGCGGCGAAATGTGAGCAGGCTACCGATTTTGGTGCGAAATTTAAACAGCTAGAAGACGGTATTGTCTTAACTCATGTTTTAAGCGGCGGAAGCGCGGAGCAGGCGGCGCTTTCCCCAAAAGATAAAATCATTGCGCTAAACGGCTTTGCTTGTAAGGCTTTTGAAAAGCAGTGGCAGTCATTATCGGTAGGCGATATTGTGCATATACATTATTTCCGAGACGGAGTATTGCATGAAACCGATTTGACGGTACAAAAAGCAAAGCCGGAAACAGCAATGTTGAGTATTGAAAATCAATCTTTGCTGAAAGCATGGTTGCAGGCATCTTGA
- the ccoN gene encoding cytochrome-c oxidase, cbb3-type subunit I produces the protein METQTYNYKVVRQFAIMTVVWGIVGMLVGVIAAGQLFAPMLNLSDIGPWFHFGRIRPLHTNAVIFAFGGCGLFATSYYVVQRTCNVRLFGGKFLPAFTFWGWQLVIVLAAITLPLGYTQGKEYAELEWPIDILIAVVWVAYAVVFFGTIATRKIKHIYVANWFYGAFILAVALLHIVNNISIPAGVMKSYPVYSGAIDAMVQWWYGHNAVGFFLTAAFLGMMYYFVPKQAGRPVYSYRLSVVHFWALIFTYMWAGPHHLHYTALPDWTQSLGMVLSLILFAPSWGGMINGIMTLSGAWHKLRTDPILKFLVVSLSFYGMSTFEGPMMSIKSVNALSHYTDWTVGHVHSGALGWVGFVTIGSIYYLIPRLFGRKEMHSIKLIEAHFWIATVGVVLYISSMWISGVMQGLMWGALNDDGTLTYSFVESVKRSMPFYMIRFSGGLLYLSGMVIMAYNVYRTIISGKPVDAEIPAISQAQHH, from the coding sequence ATGGAAACGCAAACTTATAACTACAAAGTGGTGCGTCAATTCGCCATCATGACTGTAGTTTGGGGCATTGTGGGCATGTTGGTCGGTGTTATCGCCGCCGGACAACTGTTCGCTCCTATGCTTAATCTTTCAGACATCGGACCATGGTTTCACTTTGGCCGAATCCGACCACTGCATACCAATGCTGTGATTTTCGCTTTTGGCGGCTGCGGTTTATTTGCCACATCTTATTATGTAGTCCAACGTACTTGTAACGTCCGTTTGTTCGGTGGCAAGTTTCTACCGGCATTTACTTTCTGGGGCTGGCAGCTAGTGATTGTTCTGGCCGCGATTACCCTACCTTTAGGCTACACCCAAGGTAAAGAATATGCCGAATTGGAATGGCCGATTGATATTCTGATTGCCGTGGTATGGGTTGCCTATGCCGTTGTATTCTTCGGTACGATTGCCACACGTAAAATCAAACATATCTATGTTGCCAACTGGTTCTACGGTGCGTTTATTTTGGCCGTTGCTCTTTTGCATATCGTCAACAATATCAGTATCCCTGCCGGTGTGATGAAATCTTATCCGGTTTACTCCGGTGCAATTGATGCCATGGTTCAATGGTGGTACGGCCACAACGCAGTTGGTTTCTTCCTCACAGCAGCCTTCTTGGGCATGATGTATTACTTCGTTCCCAAACAAGCAGGTCGTCCGGTTTATTCTTACCGTTTATCCGTTGTCCACTTCTGGGCACTGATTTTTACTTATATGTGGGCAGGTCCTCACCACCTGCACTACACTGCCCTGCCCGACTGGACACAATCATTGGGTATGGTATTGTCGTTGATTCTTTTCGCACCTTCTTGGGGCGGTATGATTAACGGTATCATGACACTGTCTGGTGCATGGCACAAATTGCGTACAGACCCGATTTTGAAATTCTTGGTGGTTTCACTTTCCTTCTATGGTATGTCTACTTTCGAAGGTCCTATGATGTCTATCAAGAGTGTTAATGCCTTAAGCCACTATACCGACTGGACTGTCGGCCACGTACACTCCGGTGCATTAGGCTGGGTAGGCTTTGTTACCATCGGTTCGATTTATTATCTGATTCCACGCCTGTTCGGCCGCAAAGAAATGCACAGCATCAAATTGATTGAAGCACATTTCTGGATTGCCACAGTCGGTGTTGTCCTTTATATCTCTTCTATGTGGATTTCCGGTGTAATGCAAGGCTTGATGTGGGGTGCTTTAAACGATGACGGCACACTGACTTACTCTTTCGTAGAGTCTGTAAAACGCAGTATGCCTTTCTATATGATTCGTTTTTCAGGCGGCCTGTTATACCTGAGCGGTATGGTTATTATGGCCTATAACGTTTATCGCACCATCATCAGCGGTAAACCGGTAGATGCCGAAATTCCTGCCATTTCTCAAGCACAACACCACTAA
- the ccoO gene encoding cytochrome-c oxidase, cbb3-type subunit II, whose protein sequence is MKLQQLVEEKVGVLIIFTFLVISFGLLIEVVPLFFTKAVTEPIKGVKPYSALQVAGRDIFVREGCYNCHSQMIRPFRAETERYGHYSVAGESVYDRPFQWGSKRTGPDLARVGGRYSDEWHRIHLLNPRDVVPESNMPAFPWLARNKVDANTTVTHMKALRAVGTPYSDEEIEKAPQELADKSELDAVIAYLQSLGLALKNVR, encoded by the coding sequence ATGAAATTGCAACAATTAGTCGAAGAAAAAGTCGGCGTATTGATTATCTTCACCTTCTTGGTAATCAGCTTCGGGCTTTTGATTGAAGTTGTGCCGTTATTTTTTACTAAAGCGGTCACAGAGCCCATCAAAGGCGTAAAACCTTATTCAGCATTACAAGTCGCAGGCCGTGATATCTTTGTACGCGAAGGCTGCTACAACTGCCACTCACAAATGATCCGTCCGTTCAGGGCAGAAACCGAGCGTTACGGTCACTACTCCGTTGCCGGCGAGTCAGTTTATGACCGTCCGTTCCAATGGGGTTCCAAACGTACCGGTCCGGATTTGGCACGTGTGGGCGGACGCTATTCTGATGAATGGCACCGCATCCATCTGCTTAACCCTCGTGACGTCGTGCCTGAATCCAATATGCCCGCCTTCCCTTGGCTGGCTCGCAATAAAGTCGATGCCAATACAACAGTAACCCACATGAAGGCTTTACGTGCGGTTGGCACTCCTTACAGCGACGAAGAGATTGAAAAAGCCCCGCAAGAGTTGGCTGATAAATCAGAACTTGATGCTGTAATTGCTTATCTGCAAAGCTTGGGCTTAGCACTGAAAAACGTAAGGTAA
- a CDS encoding cbb3-type cytochrome oxidase subunit 3 — protein MDINWARSLFTVWVFISFMLVLYIVLNKRNKRNYDDAANSIMQDNDTPDNDKSGH, from the coding sequence ATGGATATTAACTGGGCTCGCTCGCTTTTCACTGTTTGGGTATTTATCAGTTTCATGTTGGTTCTCTATATCGTTTTAAACAAGCGAAACAAACGCAATTACGATGATGCTGCCAACAGCATTATGCAAGACAACGATACCCCTGATAATGATAAAAGCGGGCATTAA
- a CDS encoding patatin-like phospholipase family protein, with protein sequence MTINKGYTRRGLLAASVFILAACGTTSPSVPKQPTVQQKPQAVVGLALGGGASKGFAHIGVLKVLKANNIPVNVVAGTSAGSIVGSLYASGMSPDRLELEAEILGKTDLVDLTLSTTGFIKGQKLQDYINRKVNQRPIQSLPIKFAAVATDLDSGRMVAFNRGNTGQAVRASVSIPNVFQPAVIGGKRYVDGGLSAPVPVAAAKNLGANFVIAVDISAKPAKLSEAGFFSYLDQSLNIMSTAALQRELGNADVVIKPQVQHLGSVGGFDQKTEAIKLGEKAALAALPEIKRKLSAYRYTAR encoded by the coding sequence ATGACAATAAATAAAGGTTATACCCGTCGTGGCCTATTGGCTGCGTCTGTTTTTATATTGGCTGCTTGTGGTACCACTTCTCCATCTGTTCCGAAACAGCCGACCGTACAGCAAAAACCGCAAGCGGTGGTCGGCTTGGCATTAGGGGGAGGGGCATCGAAAGGCTTTGCTCATATTGGTGTTTTAAAAGTATTGAAAGCCAATAATATTCCGGTAAATGTGGTTGCCGGAACCAGTGCCGGTTCGATTGTAGGCAGTTTATACGCCAGTGGTATGTCGCCTGATCGTTTGGAATTGGAAGCGGAAATTTTAGGGAAAACCGACTTAGTCGATTTAACCCTGTCTACGACCGGCTTTATTAAAGGGCAAAAATTACAAGATTATATTAACCGAAAAGTTAACCAACGCCCGATTCAGTCTTTACCGATAAAATTTGCCGCAGTGGCAACAGATTTGGATAGTGGTCGTATGGTTGCTTTTAACCGTGGGAATACCGGGCAGGCAGTACGGGCATCAGTGAGTATACCGAATGTTTTTCAGCCTGCAGTTATTGGTGGCAAACGTTATGTGGATGGTGGTTTATCAGCACCAGTTCCAGTTGCGGCGGCAAAAAATCTTGGGGCAAACTTTGTGATTGCGGTTGATATTTCAGCTAAGCCGGCAAAATTGAGCGAAGCAGGCTTCTTTTCTTATCTTGACCAAAGTTTGAATATTATGAGTACGGCAGCTTTACAACGAGAATTAGGTAATGCTGATGTGGTTATTAAGCCGCAAGTACAACATTTAGGATCAGTCGGTGGGTTTGATCAGAAAACCGAAGCCATTAAATTGGGAGAAAAAGCGGCATTGGCGGCATTGCCGGAAATTAAACGTAAATTATCGGCATATCGTTATACAGCCCGATGA